The DNA window CGTGCAACGGGAATGGCTGGAGGCGATGACGGAGAAATACCAGATCGCCGACGAGTCCAAGGCGCTGCGCATCGTGCTGGACCACGCGCGCACCGCCACCGACGAAAAGGTCCTCTTCGAGACAGTCCGCTGCCTGGGCTGCGACTGAGCCCGGCGCGTTGCAGGCGCACTCCGGGTGGTGTCGGGACGCCCGCCCGGAGCCGCCGTCCGTACAAACCCTTGCCGGCTCAGTGCGGCGCGGGGCCGGGGCTCGCCAGCGCCTCGCGCCGGATCGCCTCGATGGCGTCCACCTCCTTGGGGATCGCGGCCGACAGCACGTCGTGGCCCGCGTCCGTGACCAGGACGTCGTCCTCGATGCGGACGCCGATGCCGCGGTATTCGTCGCTCACGCCGTCCAGGTCTTCGGCGATGTAGAGCCCGGGCTCCACCGTGAGCACCATGCCGGGCTCCAGCGGACGCGCGGCGCCGTCGATCCGGTACTGCCCCACGTCGTGCACGTCCAGCCCAAGCCAGTGACCGGTCCGGTGCATGTAGAACCTCGAGTGCTCGCCTTTCTCGATCAGTTCACCGGCTTCCCCTGACAGGAGCCCGATGTCGAGCAGCCCCTCCACCAGCACTTCCGTGGCGCGCCGGTGGATGTCCTCCATGGACACGCCCGGCCGTACCAGCGCGATGCCCTCCTGTTGCGCCCGCAGGACGATCTCGTAGATGCGCCGCTGGGGCGGCGAGTAACCGGCCGCCACCGGGAACGTGCGCGTCACGTCCGAGCAGTAGCCGTCGAACTCCGCCCCCGCGTCGATGAGCACCAGGTCGCCGTCGCGCATGCGGCGGTCGTTCTGCGTGTAGTGGAGGATGGTGGCGTTGGCCCCCGAGGCGACGATGGAAGGATAGGCCATGCCCGACCCGCCCGCCGCGCGGAAGTGGTATTCCAGCAAGGCCTCCAGCTCGTACTCGCAAGCGCCGTCGCGCGCCGCCCTCATGGCCGCGGCGTGGGCTCGTTCCGACGCCGCCACCGCCTTGCGCATGAGGTCCAACTCACCGGACGACTTGAAGAGGCGCATTTCGTGCACGATCGACGCCGGGTCCACCAGCGACACGACTCCACGGCCGGTGCGCGCGCGGCCGGACCGGCTGGCGTCGACAAGCCCCTGGATGAGAGAGTTCGTGCCCTCGTCGCGCCCCGGCGCAAAGTACACCCTTTCCGCCCCGGCCAGATGCCCCGGCAGGACCTCCTTCACCTGATCGATTGTGTAGGCGGCGTCCGCCCCGAACACCTCCTTCGCCCCCTCCGTCCCGTAGCGCTTGCCCGTCCAGGTCTCCTTCTCCCGGTCCCGCGGCTGCACGAACAGGACGAAGCGTTCCGACTCGTGCCGCGGCGACAGCACGCAAAGGCCGTTGGGTTCCGGAAACCCGGTCAGGTAGAGCAGGTCGTTGTCCTGCCGGTAGCGGTACTCCACGTCGTTGGAGCGGGTCGACTGCGGCGCCGCCGGAATGATCGCCACACCCTCGCCCATGCGCTCCATGAAGGCCGCGCGCCGCTCTGCATAGGTGGTTGCGTCCATACCGTTTCCTTACGGCAAGATCCCGCCGGTGACAAGGTGGGTAGCCAAGCGGACCGCGGGCAGACTCTTTCTTCTCGCTTCACGCGGCCCGATCTGGTACACAATCCGGAAATCGGCGGTCTCTTCCCCTATCATTTCGGGCATTCGCCGGAGGGGGTCGCGGAGCTTCGCGAGCCCGCGCGGAGACACAGGCCACGGAGGAACGCGCATGGCGGAAACGGTTTACAAGGACTTTCGTCGCGAGGAGATGGAATACCAGTTCAATCCTCGCGTCACCGTGACCGAGTATCCCCGGCTGACCGAAGAGCGGGAGCGGGCCAGCGAGGCCACGCGGGCAAAGCTGAAGCACCACCGCGACGTGCGCTACGGCGACGGCCCGCGGATGACCCTGGACATCTTCCCGGCGGAGCGGTCCGGCGCTCCGGTGCAGGTCTACATCCACGGCGGCTACTGGCGCGGCGGCAGCAAGGAGGCCTACAGCTTCTTCGCCGGCCCGTTTGTCGAAGCCGGGGTCACCCTGGTGCTGCTGGAATACGACCTCTGCCCGCAGGTCACCGTGCCCGACATCATGCGCGAGACCCGCGAGGGGATCGCGTGGGTCTACCGCCACATCGCGGAGTACGGCGGCGACCCGGAGCGGCTCTACCTGTCGGGGTCCTCGGCGGGCGGGCACCTGACGGCCAGGGCGCTCAGCCATCGCTGGGAAGAGGACGGTCTCCCGGAAGACATCATCAAGGCCGCCGTGGCCATCACCGGGGTGTACGACCCCGACCCGGTCTTCTACGTGTCGTCCAACGAGGACATCCGCCTGACCCCCGATACCGCTCGAGAGATCAGCGCCATGCTGCATCCGCCCCTAGACCGGACCCCGTTCGTGGTGGCGGTGGGCGGGGCGGAATCCCGCGGGTGGATCGGCATGTCCAGGGACTTCTTCGCCCTTTGCCAGGAACGGGGCCTGGACTGCAGCTTTCTGGAGGTGCCGGGCACACACCACTTCTCGGTCTCGGGACAACTGGGCGAACGGGGCAGCCTCATGTCGCGCACCGTGTTGGGTCAGATGGGTTGTCTCTGATGAAGCAAGCGCCGGTGACCGTCCGCCGCCTCGGGCTCGCGGCCCTGTGGGTGCTCGCGTTCAGCGCGGTATGCCACGCACAGCCCGCGTACATCAGCGGCTATCGCGAGGTCATGCTGCGCACGGGACCGAGCGTGGAACACCGGATCCTTGCGGTGCTCCGCACCGGCAACGAGATGGAGATCCTTGGCGAGGACGGCGACTACAACCTCGTCTCCCTCCCGGACGGGCGCCAGGGCTACGTGCTCAAGAGCTTTCTCACGAACGAGGCCCCGCCGGAACGGCGCCTCGAAGAACTGTCCGAGACGGTCGAGACCCAGGCGGCCGAACTGGAGCGACTGCGCAACGAGAACCGGAACCTCGTGGCGCGCAACGACAAGCTGACCAAGGACAACGAGGGGGACCGGCGCCTGCTGCAACGCCTGCAACAGGAGAGCGCCAACATCGAACGCGACGAGCGCATGTGGTGGTTCATGAGCGGCGCCGGCGTGCTCCTCGTCGGCTGGCTCCTGGGCATGACCCGCTTGCGTCTGAGGAGGAAGGCGCGCGCCCGGAGCTTTACCTAGTGTGGTGTCAGGTTAATTCGCAGCATAATCTGCGGGTCTTTTTCGCCGTCGGCTGCGTTGCTCTNNNNNNNNNNACGAAAAATCCTCCGCATATTATGCTGCGAATTAACCAGACACCACACTAGTCGGAGGAAACATGCACCCGGTACAACTGTTCTGCTGGCATTTCATGGCCTACCCGCATCTGCCCGAGGACTTCGACGAGAAGTACGATACCGGCTGGGTGACGGTTCCCAACAGCCTGTGGGACTCGGAGAAGTCCCGCGGCCTCTTCCAGGACTACATCGACCAGCTCGCCTACGCCGACGACCTGGGCTTCGACGGGCTGGTGCTGAACGAGCATCATCAGAACATCTACGGCCTGATGCCCTCGCCCAACCTCATCGCGGCGGCGCTGACGCAGCGTTCCAGCAAGGCCAAGATCTGCGTTCTGGGGAACCTGCTGCCACTGCACATCAACCCGCTCCGGGTGGCCGAAGAGTACGCAATGCTCGACAACATGAGCAACGGGCGCATCATCGCGGGCTTCGCACCGGGCGGCGGCCCGGAGAACTACAACTACGACATCCCCTCGGTGACCTCGCGCGAACGATTCTGGGAAGCCGTGGACCTGGTGGTGCGCGCGTGGACCGATGACGGCCCGTTCAACCACGAGGGCCACTACTACCCGCTGCGCTACGTGAACCCGTGGCCCAAGCCCACCCAGAAGCCCCATCCGCCCATCTGGGTGCCCGGCTCGCGCAGCGCGTCCACGCTTACCGAGGTGGCCAAGCGCGGCTACTGCTACTTCCTGTCGTCCCGGAGCCACGGCGGCGAGACGTACAAGGCTCGCGAGCAGTTCTCCCAGATACTCGAAGAGCACGGCGACACCTACCACCCGTTCCGCATGGGCATCCTGATGTCCGCCTATGTCAGCGAGACCGATGCCCAGGCCAAGGAGGAGTGCGAGGAGGGCGTGTGGTATTTCCTGCGCAACTGCCTCAAGGGCCACCTGCGCAAGGAAGGCCGTCAGCTCACCTTCGGCGCCGGCGTGCCCTACATCCCCGCGCCCGCCTGGAAGGAGTTCCTGAAGCACTCCGATCCGGAACGCTCCATGCTGGGGGACGTCAACGACTGGGACGAGCTCGACAAGGCCCAGTCCATTGTCGTGGGGAGTCCCGAGACCGTGCACCGGAAGATCCTGAGCCTCATCGAGAAGTCGCAGGTGGGCAACCTGCTGATCCAGTTCCACCTCGGCAACATGCCCGGAGAGCTGGCGCTGAAGAGCCAGCGCCTGTTCGCCACCGAGGTGGCGCCGGCCTTGCGGGACGACTCCGCGCGGGTGTTCGCCAAGGCCTACCCCGGGATGGAAGAGACTCTTGCGGCCGGAGCGGTCGCATGAGCGGGCGAACCCTCGATATCAACGGCCGGAAGGTGTCGGTGCTGGAGGACGGTTCCGGCGATCCCACCCTCTACCTGCACGGTTTCGCCGACGTCCACGGCGTCACGGAAGGCTGGTTGTCGTTCCACGAGAAGCTCATTGAATGCTGCCGGCTGTTCGCCCCGGCTCACCCGGGGTGCGCCGCATCCGACGAGATCGAGTACCTGGAGTCGGCCGAGGACCTGGTGTTCCACTACCTCGAGGTCATCGACGCCCTCGGCCTGGAGCGCTTCGACCTGGTCGGAGCCTGTGTCGGAGGATGGGCGGCCGCCGAGCTTGCGGCGCGGCACCCCGAGAAGGTCCGCCGGTTGGTGCTCATCGACGCGTCGGGCCTGTTCGTGCCCGGTGCTCCCATCGGCGACATCTTCATGATGTCCCACCCGGTGCGCGGCACCGACTACTCCGAGTTGCGCGCCATGCTGTTCGAGAGTGACGAGACACCGGCGGGACACGCGCTGTTCCCCAACGGCCGGGCCGAGAACATCGAGGACGAACTGCGGCGCTACCAGATGCTGCGCTTCACCAACCGGTTCGGCTTCAACCCGCCCTACTTCTACAATCGGTCGCTACGGAGCCGGCTCCACCGCATTTCCGCGCCGACGCTGGTGGTGTGGGGCGAGTCCGACCACATGGTGCCGCTGGCCCACGGCGAGGCCTACGCGGCCGGCATTCCCAACTCCAACGGCGTGAAGCTGGTGAAGGGCGCCGGCCACAGCCCCCAGGCGGAACAGCCGGAGGCCACGGCGGGCCTGGTGACAGGTTTTCTCAGCGGGTAGGGACCCTTCGGACGGGCTGTTTCGATGAGCTCGAAGGGATACCTCGGGTCGAACCCCGCCAAAGGCTCGGACGAGGAGAACTCAATGAGATCATCGCGATGCTTGAGGCCAGCCGTGGTGTTCCTGGCGGCGGCGTTGTCGCTGACGCCCGTGGCCCACGGACAGTCAGGCGAGCCTTCGGAAAATCCCGACCGGATGCGCGCTTACGCCCTTTGGCAGCGGGGCTACCTGTTGCATCTCAGCGGCGACTACCAGGCCGCGGTCGACAGTTTCCGCGAGTCCACCGAGATCCTGCCCACGGCCGAGGGGCACACCTTCCTGGGCTGGTCGCTCAGCATGCTCGGGCATCTCGAAGAAGCCCTTGCCGAATGCAAGAAAGCCATCGAGCTCGATCCGGACTATGGAAATCCCTACAACGACATCGGGGCGTACCTGATCGATCTCGGCCGCGCGGACGAGGCGATCCCGTGGCTCGAGAAGGCGATCTCGGCCAAGCGATACTGTTGCTACCAGTTCGCGCATTTCAATCTCGGTCGTGTGTACCTGATGCAGGAGGAGTTCCACGCGGCGAGGCGCTCTTTCGAACAGGCCCTGCGGCACGATCCCGACTATTTGCCCGCACGGAAGGCCCTTGAGTATATCGACGCGGAAATAGGGAAGCCGCTGTAGCCGGTGGTCTCGCCCGTGTCTCGCCTCACCGTTCACCCGGATCGTAACCCAGCACCGGTCCGAGCCACCGTTCTACCTCCGCTACGGTCATTCCCTTGCGCGCGGCGTACAGGCCCACCTGGTCCCTGCCCACGGCGCTGACCGCGAAGTAGCGCGCGGCCGGGTTGGCGAGGTAGAGACCGCAGACCGACGCCGCCGGCCACATGGCGAAGTTCTCCGTCAGCTCGATGCCGGTGGCCCGGCGCGCGCCGAGCAGCTCGAACAGGATGGGCTTTTCGGTGTGGTCCGGGGTGGCGGGGTAGCCCGGCGCCGGACGGATGCCGCGGTAGCGCTCCTGGATCAGGTCCTGGTTGCTCAACTGCTCGTCCCTGCCGTAGCCCCACTCACGCCGCACCCGGGCGTGCAGGCACTCGGCGAAGGCCTCGGCCAGGCGGTCGGCCAGGGCCTTGGTCATGATGGCGTTGTACTCGTCGTGCGCCGCTTCGAATCGTTCTGCCAACTCGTCCGACCGGTGTCCGGCGGTGACCGCAAAGGCGCCGATGTAGTCGTCACGGCCGGAGTCCCGCGGCGCCACGAAGTCCGCCAAGGCGTACTGGGGCGTGCCCTTGCGCGCCTCCTTCTGCTGGCGCAGGGTGTGGAGCCGGGTCAACTCCACGGACCGGGTCGCGTCCGTAAACAGCACGACGTCGTCGCCGTCGGCGTTGGCGGGATAGAAGCCGTAGACTCCGTGGGCCGTCAGGAGACCCTCCTCGACGATTCGGTCCAGCAACTCGCGGGCGTTGGCGAACAGCTCTCGCGCGGCCGGTCCGCGCACGGGGTCGTCCAGCAGCTCGGGGTAGCGGCCGCGGATCTCCCACGTGTGGAAGAACGGCGACCAGTCGATGTAGGGCACCAGTTCCGCCAACGGGAACTCCCGCAGCACCCGGCTGCCGGTGAACTCGGGGACATCCGGCTCGCAGGCTTCCCAATCGATCCGGCAGCGCCGCTCCCGGGCATCGGCGTAGCTCAGAAGCCGCGTGCCCGCCCGGCTCTCGTACTCTTCCCGCATGCGTTCCTGGTCGGCGCGGTTGGCGGTGTCCAGGGCGGCGCGGGCGTCGGGGTCCATGAGGTCCTGCACCACGGGCACGGCGCGGGACGCGTCCAGCACGTGGACGGTCTCGCGGCCGTAGGCGGGGGCGATCTTCACCGCGGTGTGGCGCTTGCTCGTGGTGGCGCCGCCGATGAGCAGCGGCAGCTTGAGGCCGCGCCGCTCCATCTCGCCGGCCACGTGCACCATCTCGTCCAGGGACGGGGTGATGAGGCCGCTCAAGCCGATGGCGTCGGCGTCCTCCGCCACCGCGGTGTCGATGATCCGGTCCGCCGGCACCATGACGCCGAGGTCGATGACGTCGTAGTTGTTGCAGCGCAGCACCACGCCGACGATGTTCTTGCCGATGTCGTGGACGTCGCCCTTGACGGTGGCGAACACGAGCTTGGCGCGCTTCATGCCGCCCCCCTGCGCGGCGCTCTCCGCCTCCATGAGGGGGGTCAGGCGCGCCACCGCGCGCTTCATGACGCGGGCGCTCTTCACCACCTGGGGCAGGAACATCTTGCCCGATCCGAACAGGTCGCCGACCACGTTCATACCGTCCATGAGCGGCCCCTCGATGATGTGGAGCGGACGCTCGTATTGTCCCAGGGCCTCGTCCACGTCCTCGTCGATGTAGTCCGCGATGCCCCTCACCAGGGCGTGGGAAAGCCGGCTCTCCACCGGTTCTTCGCGCCACGCCTGCTCCTCCACCGCCGCCGGGCCCGTGTCCTTGACCTGTTCGGCGAAGGCCACGAGCCGCTCCGTGGCGTCCGGCCGCCGGTTGAAGAGCACGTCTTCCACCAGTTCCCGCAGATCCGCCGGGATCTCCTCGTACACCGCGAGCTGACCGGCATTGACGATGCCCATGTCCATGCCCGCCTGGATGGCGTGGTAGAGGAACGCCGCGTGCATGGCCTCGCGCACCCGGTCGTTGCCGCGAAAGGAGAACGAGATGTTGCTCACCCCGCCGGAGATGTGACAGCGCGGAAACAGCGCCTTGAGCCGCCGCGCCGCCTCGATGAAGTTCATGGCGTACTCGGCGTGCTCCTCGATGCCCGTGGCCACGGTGAGGATGTTGGTGTCGAAGATGATGTCGGCCTCGTCGAAGCCCACCTCCTCGGTGAGGATGCGGTGCGCGCGCCGGCACACCCGCACCCGCTCTTCCACCGTGGTCGCCTGCTTCTCCTCGTCGAAGGCCATGACGATGACCGCGGCGCCGTAGCGTTTCACCAGGCGCGCCTGCCGCCGGAAGGCGTCCTCCCCTTCCTTGAGCGAGATGGAGTTCACCACCCCCTTGCCCTGGACGCACTTGAGCCCGGCCTCGATGACCGAGAAGTTCGAGCTGTCGAGCATCACCGGCACGCGCACGATCTCCGGCTCCGCGGCCACGTGGTTCAGGAACGCGGTCATGGCCTCGGGCGAGTCGAGCATGCCCTCGTCCATGTTGACGTCGATGATGTTGGCGCCGCCCTCCACCTGCTCCCGCGCGATGGCCGCCGCCTCTTCGTACTGCTCTTCCCGGATCAGCCGGGCGAACTTCCGCGAGCCGGCGACGTTGGTGCGCTCGCCCACCATGATGAAGTTGGTGTCCGGCCGGATCACCAGCCGTTCCAGTCCGCTGAGGTGTGTGAAGCGGTCGGGCCCGGGGGCCGTCCTCGAGCCCAGTCCCTCGACCCCTTCCCGGAGCGCGGCGATGTGCTCCGGCGTGGTGCCGCAACACCCGCCCACGAGGTTGAGCCAGCCCTCCCGCGCCCACTCCGTCAGCGCCCCGGCCATCTCGTCCGGCCCCATGTCGTAGCCGCCGAACTCGTTGGGCAGGCCCGCGTTGGGATAGGCGAACACCGGCAGGTGCGAGAGCCGCGACAGCTCCTCCACGAAAGGGGTCATCTGGTGCGGCCCGAAGGCGCAGTTGATGCCCACCGCGGCGAGTTCCGCGTGACTGATGGAGGTCAGGAACGCCTCCAGGGTCTGGCCGGAGAGGGTGCGCCCGCTCTGGTCGGTGATGGTCACCGACGCCAGCACCGGCAGCTTCAGGCCCCGCTCTTCCTGGAGCCGCGCGATGGCGAACAGGCAGGCCTTCAGGTTCAGCGTGTCGAAGGTAGTCTCCGGCAAGAGCAGGTCCGCTCCCCCATCCACGAGGCCCCGAGCCTGATCGTAGTAGGCCGCCGCCAGTGCGTCGAAGGTGACGGCGCGGAAGCCCGGGTCGTTTACGTCCGGCGACATGGAAGCGGTCCGGTTGGTGGGCCCCAGGGAGCCGGCAACCAGCCGGGAGCCGTCGTCGCGTGCGTTGAACCGGTCCACGGCCGTGCGCGCCGCCGCGGCGCCGGCCGCGTTGATCTCGTAGGCCAAGTCTTCGATGCCGTAGTCGAGCAGGGAGACGGCGTTGGCGTTGAAGGTATTGGTCTCGACGATGTCGGCGCCGGCCTCCAGGTATTCCTCGTGGATCTTCTCGATGGCGTGGGGCTGGGTCACGCACAGGATATCGTTGCAGCCCTTGAGCGGTTTCGGATGCTCGCCGAAGCGCGCCCCGCGGAACTCCGCCTCGCCGAGGCCGAGTGCCTGGATACGCGTGCCCATGGCTCCGTCGAAAAGCAGAATCCGGTCTGCCAGTAGATTTCGCAGCGGCTGTGCCGACATGCCCTCGCTGACTCCTTTCTCCGGTGTGCTGCGTCACGAACAGGCTTTTGAATCTGCCTTCGCATACTCATCGGCCTGTTCGTGACGCGGTACACTAGCGCGACCGCCCCGCCTCCGGCGTGACGTAGGCCGCGGTGATGCCGCCGTCGACGACGAACTCCGTGCCCGTGACGAAAGACGATTCGTCGCTCGCCAGATACAGCGCGGCACGGGCGATCTCCCGGGCCTCGCCGAACCGCCCCATGGGAATGTGCACCAGGCGCCGCTGTTGCTTGCGCGCGCTGTCGAGAACCTTCATGAGCAACTCCGTGCGCAGCGGACCCGGGCACAACGCGTTCACGCGGATGTTCTCGCGCGCGTGGATCACCGCCAGCTCCCGGGTCATGGCCACCACGCCTCCCTTGCTGGCGGTGTAGGCGAGCTGTGGCGTGGCCGCGCCCATCAAGGCCACGAACGAGGCTGTGTTGATAACCGACCCGCCGCCCGCCCGGCGCAACGCCGGAATCCCGTGCTTGCAGCCCAGGAACACCCCCTTGAGATTCACCGCCAGGGTCCGGTCCCACACCTCCTCCGACGTCGCCACCGCGTCCGCGTCCTCGGCCAGCATGATGCCGGCGTTGTTGAAGAGGACGTGGAGCGCGCCGAATTCGGTTTCCGCCGCGGCCACCATGGTGGCGCAGTCACCGTCCCGGGAAACGTCCGCGCGGCAGTACGCCGCCTCACCGCCGGCCCGCCTGATGCGCCCGGCCAGACGCTTGCCGCCACGGTCGTCGACGTCCGCGATGACCACACGCGCACCCTCCCGTGCGAACAACTGCGCGGTTTCCCGGCCGATGCCGCTGGCGCCACCGGTAATGAGGGCGACCTTGTCTTTCAAACGCATAGTACAACTCAGACCCCGAACACGTCATTTCCCGCGAAAGCTTGCCCTCGACCCCGATCGGGGGGCGGGAATCCAGGCGGGGTGAGGAGGAGGCGGCCTCGGCTCAGCGTGTTCCCGCGGCCTCCACCAGGGCGTCGAACAGGCGTTGCTGGATGGGGTCCTCCGCCGCCGTCAACTCGGGATGCCACTGCACCGCCACGAGCCAGGGGTGCGAGGGCATCTCCAGCCCCTCGATGGTACCGTCCGGGGCGTGCGCCACCACCTCGAATCCCGGCGCGACATGGCGAATGGCTTGGTGGTGCCACGACATGCACGAAAAGTCCGTGGCGCCCAGAAGCCCGGCCAGCCGGGACGCCGGTTCCACCCGTATCGCGTGGGGCGTGGGCTCCCGCGGCGGCACCCGGTGGTTCACCGTCTCTCCCACCTCGTCGGGCAGGTGCTCGATCAGGGTCCCGCCCTTGGCGACGTTCAGGATCTGGCTCCCGCGGCAAATGGCCAGGGTGGGGACCTCCAGATCGAACACGCGCCGGGCGAGGTCGATCTCGGAGCGATCCCGTTCCGGCTCCACCATGTAGATGGTCTCGTGGTGGCTACCGCCGTAGAGGTCCGGGTCGAGATCGCCGCCGCCGCTGAACACCACCGCCTTGAGGAGCGGCAGGACCGCGTCCAGGCGCTCTTCCCCGGGCGGCAGCAGCAATGGGATGCCGCCCGCGCGGCGCACCGCGTCCACGTATTCCGCCGGCAGGATGAACCGGTTGTGCGGGCCGCGCCCGTAGGTGGTGATGCCGATGAACGGCGTGTCGGTGGCCGGCATTTCAGATCCGCTCGAAATAGCGCTTCCTTTCCCAGTCGGTGACGGCGTCGCGGTACTTCCGTTCCTCGGTGCGAAAGAAATGGACGTAGTGCTCCACCACGTCCGCGCCGAAGCTCTCGCGCGCGAACTCGCTCTCCGCGAACAGGTCCGTGGCCTCGCCCAGGGACCCCGGCACCTGGGGCACGTCGCCGGCGGCGTACAGGTTGCCGTCGAAAGCCGCCGGCGGCTCGGTCCGGTGCCGGATGCCGTCCGTGCCCGCGGCCAGCGCCGCCGCATAGGCGAGATAGGGGTTGCAGTCGGCGCCGGGCACGCGGCACTCGATCCGGGCACCCTTCCCTTGACCCAACACCCGGAAACCGGCGGTGCGGTTGTCGTGGCTCCAGCCGATGCCGGTGGGCGCCCAGGACTCCGCCCGGTAGCGTTTGTAGGAATTGACCGTCGGCGCGTAGAACACCATGGTCTCGGCCAGGTGCGCCAGCCAGCCGCCCAGAAACCAGCGGAACACGTCGGAAAAACCGCCCGGTCCGGCCCCGGCGAACGCATTCCGACCGTCGCGCCACAGACTCAGATGCACGTGGCAGCTCGAACCCGCCAACTCCGTGGCGAACTTGGCCATGAAGGTGACGCTGAGCCCCATTTGCTCCGCCACCTCCTTGAGGCATTCCTTGTAGACACAGTGGCGGTCCGCCATGGTGAGCACGTCCGCGTAGCGCACGTTGAGCTCGTGCTGGCCCGGCCCCCACTCGCCCTTCGAGCTTTCCACCGGCACGCCCGAGTCCCGCAGGTGGCGCCGCGCAGCGCCGTGGAAGCCTTCCTCCCGAAAGCCCTGGAGCACGTGGTAGTCCTCGATGTAGCCGCCGGCCGGAGCCAGGTCCTGGTAGTGCTTCTCACCGGCGCGCC is part of the Deltaproteobacteria bacterium genome and encodes:
- a CDS encoding alpha/beta hydrolase, with product MAETVYKDFRREEMEYQFNPRVTVTEYPRLTEERERASEATRAKLKHHRDVRYGDGPRMTLDIFPAERSGAPVQVYIHGGYWRGGSKEAYSFFAGPFVEAGVTLVLLEYDLCPQVTVPDIMRETREGIAWVYRHIAEYGGDPERLYLSGSSAGGHLTARALSHRWEEDGLPEDIIKAAVAITGVYDPDPVFYVSSNEDIRLTPDTAREISAMLHPPLDRTPFVVAVGGAESRGWIGMSRDFFALCQERGLDCSFLEVPGTHHFSVSGQLGERGSLMSRTVLGQMGCL
- the metH gene encoding methionine synthase, whose amino-acid sequence is MSAQPLRNLLADRILLFDGAMGTRIQALGLGEAEFRGARFGEHPKPLKGCNDILCVTQPHAIEKIHEEYLEAGADIVETNTFNANAVSLLDYGIEDLAYEINAAGAAAARTAVDRFNARDDGSRLVAGSLGPTNRTASMSPDVNDPGFRAVTFDALAAAYYDQARGLVDGGADLLLPETTFDTLNLKACLFAIARLQEERGLKLPVLASVTITDQSGRTLSGQTLEAFLTSISHAELAAVGINCAFGPHQMTPFVEELSRLSHLPVFAYPNAGLPNEFGGYDMGPDEMAGALTEWAREGWLNLVGGCCGTTPEHIAALREGVEGLGSRTAPGPDRFTHLSGLERLVIRPDTNFIMVGERTNVAGSRKFARLIREEQYEEAAAIAREQVEGGANIIDVNMDEGMLDSPEAMTAFLNHVAAEPEIVRVPVMLDSSNFSVIEAGLKCVQGKGVVNSISLKEGEDAFRRQARLVKRYGAAVIVMAFDEEKQATTVEERVRVCRRAHRILTEEVGFDEADIIFDTNILTVATGIEEHAEYAMNFIEAARRLKALFPRCHISGGVSNISFSFRGNDRVREAMHAAFLYHAIQAGMDMGIVNAGQLAVYEEIPADLRELVEDVLFNRRPDATERLVAFAEQVKDTGPAAVEEQAWREEPVESRLSHALVRGIADYIDEDVDEALGQYERPLHIIEGPLMDGMNVVGDLFGSGKMFLPQVVKSARVMKRAVARLTPLMEAESAAQGGGMKRAKLVFATVKGDVHDIGKNIVGVVLRCNNYDVIDLGVMVPADRIIDTAVAEDADAIGLSGLITPSLDEMVHVAGEMERRGLKLPLLIGGATTSKRHTAVKIAPAYGRETVHVLDASRAVPVVQDLMDPDARAALDTANRADQERMREEYESRAGTRLLSYADARERRCRIDWEACEPDVPEFTGSRVLREFPLAELVPYIDWSPFFHTWEIRGRYPELLDDPVRGPAARELFANARELLDRIVEEGLLTAHGVYGFYPANADGDDVVLFTDATRSVELTRLHTLRQQKEARKGTPQYALADFVAPRDSGRDDYIGAFAVTAGHRSDELAERFEAAHDEYNAIMTKALADRLAEAFAECLHARVRREWGYGRDEQLSNQDLIQERYRGIRPAPGYPATPDHTEKPILFELLGARRATGIELTENFAMWPAASVCGLYLANPAARYFAVSAVGRDQVGLYAARKGMTVAEVERWLGPVLGYDPGER
- a CDS encoding alpha/beta hydrolase, coding for MSGRTLDINGRKVSVLEDGSGDPTLYLHGFADVHGVTEGWLSFHEKLIECCRLFAPAHPGCAASDEIEYLESAEDLVFHYLEVIDALGLERFDLVGACVGGWAAAELAARHPEKVRRLVLIDASGLFVPGAPIGDIFMMSHPVRGTDYSELRAMLFESDETPAGHALFPNGRAENIEDELRRYQMLRFTNRFGFNPPYFYNRSLRSRLHRISAPTLVVWGESDHMVPLAHGEAYAAGIPNSNGVKLVKGAGHSPQAEQPEATAGLVTGFLSG
- a CDS encoding tetratricopeptide repeat protein yields the protein MRSSRCLRPAVVFLAAALSLTPVAHGQSGEPSENPDRMRAYALWQRGYLLHLSGDYQAAVDSFRESTEILPTAEGHTFLGWSLSMLGHLEEALAECKKAIELDPDYGNPYNDIGAYLIDLGRADEAIPWLEKAISAKRYCCYQFAHFNLGRVYLMQEEFHAARRSFEQALRHDPDYLPARKALEYIDAEIGKPL
- a CDS encoding TIGR04211 family SH3 domain-containing protein, with translation MKQAPVTVRRLGLAALWVLAFSAVCHAQPAYISGYREVMLRTGPSVEHRILAVLRTGNEMEILGEDGDYNLVSLPDGRQGYVLKSFLTNEAPPERRLEELSETVETQAAELERLRNENRNLVARNDKLTKDNEGDRRLLQRLQQESANIERDERMWWFMSGAGVLLVGWLLGMTRLRLRRKARARSFT
- a CDS encoding LLM class flavin-dependent oxidoreductase, which gives rise to MHPVQLFCWHFMAYPHLPEDFDEKYDTGWVTVPNSLWDSEKSRGLFQDYIDQLAYADDLGFDGLVLNEHHQNIYGLMPSPNLIAAALTQRSSKAKICVLGNLLPLHINPLRVAEEYAMLDNMSNGRIIAGFAPGGGPENYNYDIPSVTSRERFWEAVDLVVRAWTDDGPFNHEGHYYPLRYVNPWPKPTQKPHPPIWVPGSRSASTLTEVAKRGYCYFLSSRSHGGETYKAREQFSQILEEHGDTYHPFRMGILMSAYVSETDAQAKEECEEGVWYFLRNCLKGHLRKEGRQLTFGAGVPYIPAPAWKEFLKHSDPERSMLGDVNDWDELDKAQSIVVGSPETVHRKILSLIEKSQVGNLLIQFHLGNMPGELALKSQRLFATEVAPALRDDSARVFAKAYPGMEETLAAGAVA
- a CDS encoding aminopeptidase P N-terminal domain-containing protein, with protein sequence MDATTYAERRAAFMERMGEGVAIIPAAPQSTRSNDVEYRYRQDNDLLYLTGFPEPNGLCVLSPRHESERFVLFVQPRDREKETWTGKRYGTEGAKEVFGADAAYTIDQVKEVLPGHLAGAERVYFAPGRDEGTNSLIQGLVDASRSGRARTGRGVVSLVDPASIVHEMRLFKSSGELDLMRKAVAASERAHAAAMRAARDGACEYELEALLEYHFRAAGGSGMAYPSIVASGANATILHYTQNDRRMRDGDLVLIDAGAEFDGYCSDVTRTFPVAAGYSPPQRRIYEIVLRAQQEGIALVRPGVSMEDIHRRATEVLVEGLLDIGLLSGEAGELIEKGEHSRFYMHRTGHWLGLDVHDVGQYRIDGAARPLEPGMVLTVEPGLYIAEDLDGVSDEYRGIGVRIEDDVLVTDAGHDVLSAAIPKEVDAIEAIRREALASPGPAPH